From Prevotella melaninogenica, the proteins below share one genomic window:
- a CDS encoding HigA family addiction module antitoxin: MATRNNRLVPVRAIHPGEILREELQERGIKQKDFAKQIGVQATHLNTFIRGKRNLNDDLAMKLERHLGIPYKTWMNLHSGFIYDSKAVDVKQSEEQEAREYEDTCASIFNLKLLYKKLNLSHLPCIERVTKLKALFAFDLRSSKELSLQVVGLYKHSEKVHIDEKNMQTWLILNWLEISRATIETQYQKGNGLKVASEIAEMANNRTLSAQGIKDCLNKYGIAYLNVEKLDKTPVDAYSTLVDGCPVITVTYRYNDIDKLAFDVLHELCHIERHLSEDNQAFISTEGTLYSKDPREKEANDFARQQLIPDDVWSRIIGRGCKSLLPHKVVNAIAKEAERYGISPSIAVSRYKHDINWYQTSVYKSPKIS; the protein is encoded by the coding sequence ATGGCAACAAGAAATAACAGATTAGTTCCTGTTAGGGCAATCCACCCAGGAGAAATCTTGCGTGAAGAGTTGCAGGAACGTGGCATCAAGCAAAAGGATTTTGCAAAGCAGATAGGTGTGCAGGCAACTCATCTGAATACATTTATACGTGGTAAACGAAACCTGAACGACGATTTGGCAATGAAATTAGAGCGTCATTTAGGAATACCCTATAAGACTTGGATGAACTTGCATAGTGGCTTTATATATGACAGTAAAGCTGTGGATGTAAAACAAAGCGAAGAACAAGAAGCTCGTGAATACGAAGATACGTGTGCGAGTATATTCAACTTGAAACTTCTTTATAAGAAATTAAACTTGTCACATCTTCCATGTATTGAGCGAGTAACGAAATTAAAAGCATTATTCGCTTTTGATTTGCGGTCATCTAAAGAATTGAGTCTGCAGGTAGTAGGGCTTTACAAGCATAGCGAGAAAGTTCATATTGACGAGAAGAATATGCAAACTTGGCTTATTCTTAACTGGCTGGAAATATCACGTGCAACGATAGAAACACAGTATCAAAAGGGAAACGGATTGAAAGTAGCAAGCGAGATAGCTGAGATGGCGAATAATCGTACACTTTCTGCACAAGGTATAAAGGACTGTCTTAATAAGTATGGAATTGCTTATCTTAATGTTGAGAAGTTAGATAAAACACCTGTAGATGCTTATTCTACATTGGTTGATGGATGTCCAGTAATCACAGTTACTTATCGTTATAATGATATAGATAAATTAGCTTTTGATGTTCTTCACGAGTTGTGTCATATAGAAAGGCATCTTTCAGAAGATAATCAGGCGTTTATATCGACGGAAGGAACTCTTTATTCTAAAGATCCACGCGAAAAAGAAGCTAATGACTTTGCAAGGCAGCAACTTATCCCTGATGATGTATGGAGCAGAATTATCGGAAGAGGCTGTAAAAGTCTGTTACCGCATAAGGTTGTCAATGCCATTGCAAAAGAGGCTGAACGCTATGGTATCAGTCCGTCTATAGCAGTTTCCAGATATAAGCATGATATAAATTGGTATCAGACATCAGTTT
- a CDS encoding LlaJI family restriction endonuclease, whose translation MRILIEEYQYDVSKVRDVLYGIDALENMEGRVSIHYVGYYYNMLLKDCVFILPKVLLKDVDGQELVFGKYKPEDIANLDTFDSKERSFLYKFAVWIYRAIVVYKNDRRNDTRIVCQSYIAQICNRGRRQSNTYLDILLSLIQFNQDNQSFFFFIIKNLHSGLNKINWQRTIATKTAIIQNEQAVYLNPVNKRRQINFDEELLIIFFSILNYIGDTYGFPKDICCQFQLITGKRFDTYLNGFGKTRLRQIKYKYFSDKALQLWHLCYNFFDEAQQVMVATEQRDYLLVKNFYVVFEAIIDELIGDNPLPDGMEKQQEDGKIVDHLFTSQSLIAGENEQTYYIGDSKYYKIGHELGSQSIYKQYTYARNVIQWNIDIFSNGDKPSSGVRLRDDVTEGYNILPNFFISAKLNEMFSYDDDNIEKTDRKRNRHKRVQFDNRLFDRDTLLLSHYDVNFLYVLSLYARDNQSQKTAWKMKVRQRFCKEIQKWLDEDYDFYFIKAKTGVDDKEYFKTHFQQLLGKFYAPFEQYKDIYSLALEKGEKYQQENKLLLNQLKDYFFVERFKLEKDQQDVLVRIRTRTH comes from the coding sequence ATGCGAATCCTTATAGAAGAATATCAGTACGATGTCTCTAAGGTTAGGGACGTTCTCTATGGTATTGATGCCTTAGAGAATATGGAGGGTAGGGTGTCTATCCATTACGTAGGGTATTATTATAATATGCTACTCAAGGATTGTGTCTTTATTCTTCCTAAGGTTTTGCTGAAGGATGTTGACGGTCAGGAACTTGTTTTTGGAAAGTATAAGCCAGAGGATATAGCCAACTTAGATACTTTCGACTCCAAAGAGCGTAGTTTTCTTTATAAGTTTGCTGTGTGGATTTATCGTGCCATAGTGGTCTATAAGAATGATAGACGCAATGATACGAGAATAGTTTGTCAATCATATATAGCACAAATTTGTAATCGAGGACGCAGACAGAGTAATACCTACCTTGATATTCTTCTGTCGCTGATACAATTCAATCAAGACAATCAAAGTTTTTTCTTCTTTATCATAAAGAATCTGCATAGTGGTCTGAACAAGATTAATTGGCAACGAACGATAGCAACGAAGACTGCTATTATTCAGAATGAGCAGGCTGTCTATCTAAACCCAGTTAATAAGCGGCGACAGATAAACTTTGATGAAGAACTACTCATCATCTTCTTTTCCATCCTAAATTATATTGGTGACACCTACGGTTTTCCGAAGGATATCTGTTGCCAGTTCCAGCTCATTACCGGTAAGCGTTTTGATACCTATCTCAATGGATTTGGTAAGACACGTTTACGACAGATAAAGTATAAGTATTTCTCTGATAAAGCCTTACAACTATGGCATTTGTGTTATAACTTCTTCGACGAAGCACAGCAGGTGATGGTTGCCACTGAACAACGGGACTACTTGTTGGTTAAAAACTTTTATGTTGTTTTTGAAGCCATTATTGATGAACTGATAGGCGATAACCCATTGCCAGATGGTATGGAGAAACAGCAAGAGGATGGGAAAATCGTTGATCATCTGTTCACGTCACAGAGTCTTATTGCTGGGGAGAACGAGCAAACGTATTATATCGGGGATAGTAAGTATTATAAGATTGGTCATGAGTTAGGAAGTCAGTCAATCTATAAGCAATACACCTATGCACGGAATGTTATACAATGGAACATTGATATATTTAGCAATGGTGATAAGCCATCTTCGGGTGTTCGCCTGCGAGATGATGTGACAGAAGGCTATAATATCCTACCTAATTTCTTTATATCGGCAAAGCTGAATGAAATGTTCAGTTATGACGATGACAATATAGAGAAAACCGACAGAAAGAGAAACAGGCACAAGCGTGTGCAGTTTGATAACCGACTCTTTGACCGTGACACACTGTTGCTGTCCCATTATGATGTGAACTTCCTTTACGTTCTTTCACTGTATGCGAGAGATAATCAAAGTCAGAAGACCGCGTGGAAGATGAAGGTAAGACAGCGTTTCTGTAAAGAGATACAGAAATGGTTAGATGAGGATTATGACTTCTATTTTATCAAAGCTAAGACTGGTGTTGATGATAAAGAATACTTTAAGACACATTTCCAGCAACTATTGGGAAAGTTTTACGCACCTTTTGAGCAATATAAGGATATCTACTCCTTGGCACTTGAAAAGGGAGAGAAGTATCAGCAGGAGAATAAGTTGCTACTTAATCAACTCAAAGATTACTTCTTTGTGGAGAGGTTCAAATTAGAAAAAGATCAGCAGGATGTATTGGTAAGGATAAGGACACGGACACATTAA
- a CDS encoding DUF4268 domain-containing protein: MGLNNRLQIGDVSNNGQVEIVDEDRLCYLVRSISKGATGLRTISKSLLEEYVNYWSEHSDATSESARQALSGRSEIDKFEYGYSSTLSVMAQMVLQSTHKVKNNVSSLPRQQIFYGAPGTGKSFTINQEIKGEDVIRTTFHPDSDYSSFVGAYKPTTREITMRDLSGHPVVEHAQILTEEKIVYEFVPQAFLQAYITAWEKYATCDEGNPQRQFLVIEEINRGNCAQIFGDLFQLLDRNHSGFSDYPVKADTDMKRYVAKALKGLSIPQAGVINSLYGGRDVVSEVLEGNILLLPSNLFIWATMNTSDQSLFPIDSAFKRRWDWSYMPISDAKKGYVIDVAGSLYDWWQFLEEINKKIESTTNSEDKKLGYFFCKAHGGVISAETFVGKVVFYLWNDVFKDFDLVGPIFDDTVEGGKLTFAKFYTEGEMKTKVRTDKVAQFLGNLGLTPVEESEEEYNGQAENTDDSENPRATWSMSERKRYDFWEAFLAYAHKNDDFKTYFGGTKKAGKDHWKNFYVSGADFYMSVVLKLWERAIALQVYFDRTTDIYYHLADQKKDIEAEMDTTYEWRENPEKKSSTIVERIDNIDFEDKEHWTTIFDLIITRILRMREVFVKYSKQQ; this comes from the coding sequence ATGGGGTTGAATAACAGATTACAGATAGGCGATGTATCAAACAATGGTCAGGTAGAGATTGTTGATGAGGACAGATTATGTTATTTGGTAAGGTCAATAAGTAAAGGTGCTACAGGCTTACGTACAATCTCAAAAAGTCTGTTGGAAGAATATGTAAACTATTGGAGTGAGCATTCTGATGCTACATCTGAATCTGCAAGACAAGCATTGTCTGGGCGCAGTGAGATAGATAAGTTTGAGTATGGCTATTCTTCAACGCTGTCGGTAATGGCTCAAATGGTTCTTCAATCAACTCACAAAGTAAAGAATAACGTAAGCAGTCTTCCCCGCCAGCAAATCTTCTACGGTGCACCTGGCACTGGTAAGTCATTTACAATCAATCAGGAGATAAAGGGGGAGGATGTAATTCGTACTACGTTCCATCCAGATAGTGACTATTCGTCTTTTGTGGGAGCGTATAAGCCGACGACACGAGAGATAACGATGCGTGACTTGTCGGGACATCCTGTCGTTGAGCATGCGCAGATACTGACGGAGGAGAAGATTGTCTATGAGTTTGTTCCACAGGCTTTTCTACAAGCATATATTACTGCGTGGGAGAAGTATGCTACGTGTGATGAAGGCAATCCACAGCGACAGTTCTTAGTGATAGAAGAGATTAATCGAGGTAATTGTGCACAGATCTTTGGTGATTTGTTCCAGCTCTTAGACCGCAATCATAGCGGCTTCTCTGACTATCCTGTGAAGGCAGATACCGATATGAAACGTTATGTGGCTAAAGCACTAAAGGGATTGTCTATTCCTCAGGCAGGTGTCATTAATAGCCTTTATGGTGGTCGTGATGTAGTGAGCGAGGTGTTGGAGGGTAATATTCTCCTACTGCCAAGTAATCTGTTTATTTGGGCAACAATGAACACCAGCGACCAGAGTTTGTTCCCTATAGACTCAGCCTTTAAGCGTCGTTGGGATTGGAGCTATATGCCAATATCGGATGCAAAGAAAGGTTATGTCATTGATGTTGCGGGCAGTCTATATGACTGGTGGCAGTTCTTAGAGGAGATAAACAAGAAGATAGAGAGCACGACCAATTCGGAGGATAAGAAGTTGGGCTATTTCTTTTGTAAGGCACATGGAGGCGTTATTAGCGCAGAGACATTTGTGGGTAAGGTTGTCTTCTACCTTTGGAACGATGTGTTTAAGGACTTCGATTTAGTAGGTCCTATCTTTGATGATACAGTTGAAGGTGGAAAACTAACGTTTGCAAAGTTCTATACTGAAGGCGAAATGAAGACTAAGGTAAGGACAGATAAAGTGGCACAGTTCCTTGGTAACTTAGGGTTAACACCAGTTGAAGAAAGCGAAGAGGAATACAACGGACAGGCAGAGAATACAGACGACTCCGAGAACCCAAGGGCGACATGGTCGATGTCAGAACGAAAGCGATATGATTTTTGGGAGGCATTTTTAGCCTATGCACACAAGAATGACGACTTTAAAACTTACTTTGGAGGAACTAAAAAGGCTGGTAAGGATCATTGGAAGAATTTCTATGTGTCTGGTGCTGATTTCTATATGTCTGTAGTTCTGAAACTTTGGGAGCGTGCTATTGCACTGCAAGTATATTTCGATAGAACCACAGATATTTATTATCATCTTGCTGATCAGAAAAAGGATATTGAAGCAGAGATGGATACAACGTATGAGTGGCGTGAGAATCCAGAAAAGAAATCAAGTACGATTGTAGAGCGGATAGACAATATAGATTTTGAAGATAAAGAACATTGGACTACCATCTTCGATCTTATTATTACACGAATACTTCGTATGCGTGAGGTCTTTGTTAAGTATTCAAAGCAGCAGTAG
- a CDS encoding transposase, translating to MKLCKAAFSAEDGAKLNKSIQTNVMEMLFLLMVIPRKCNFTQMGRYGKRGEQCYRQTAERSVNWLEINMWLSAFAFKQGKGLNAIVIDPSFIKKAGKHTPYVGTFWSGCAGAVKHGLEILGIGVIDVDLHECMMLKAVQTTLEKGEEKKEMSLYDWYTKVLEDDKVTLQHICKVLVADSAFSKRPFIDKVMKMGFHVVSRLRHDAALFYTWDGEPTGKPGRPRIKGDKIDVRNIDISKGNELDLGETKGKAYALKAWCKSLHRVVSIVIHELPNGVRRLYFSTDESMSGRDVMEYYTTRFQEEFCFRDAKQFLGLTDCQARDKRKLEFAFNSSFTALNVTKIMCKELGTSIGRLKAQMVNAYYAQRIIDVFEKNPNTPLNKERINDIFSFAADAA from the coding sequence ATGAAGCTCTGCAAAGCAGCATTTAGTGCTGAAGATGGAGCAAAGTTAAACAAAAGTATTCAAACAAACGTCATGGAAATGCTTTTTCTTTTGATGGTCATCCCAAGGAAATGTAATTTTACGCAGATGGGACGCTATGGAAAGCGTGGCGAACAATGCTATCGGCAGACGGCAGAGCGCAGCGTGAACTGGCTCGAAATAAATATGTGGCTGAGTGCTTTCGCCTTCAAGCAGGGTAAAGGGCTCAATGCCATCGTTATTGATCCAAGCTTCATCAAGAAGGCTGGGAAGCATACCCCATACGTGGGTACGTTTTGGTCGGGCTGTGCAGGTGCGGTAAAGCACGGTCTTGAGATCCTCGGCATCGGTGTGATAGACGTGGACTTGCATGAGTGTATGATGCTCAAGGCTGTGCAGACCACATTGGAAAAAGGGGAGGAGAAAAAAGAGATGAGTCTATACGACTGGTATACCAAGGTGTTGGAGGACGACAAGGTAACCTTACAGCATATTTGCAAGGTTCTTGTCGCCGACTCAGCCTTCTCCAAAAGGCCTTTCATCGACAAGGTAATGAAGATGGGCTTCCATGTTGTGAGCCGCTTGCGTCATGACGCAGCCTTGTTCTACACATGGGATGGGGAACCCACGGGAAAGCCCGGCCGTCCTCGTATCAAAGGTGACAAGATTGACGTAAGGAACATCGACATATCCAAAGGCAATGAGCTTGATTTAGGAGAGACCAAAGGCAAAGCCTATGCGCTCAAGGCGTGGTGCAAGTCCTTGCATAGGGTCGTGTCGATTGTCATCCACGAGTTGCCCAACGGTGTCCGCCGTTTGTACTTCTCTACGGATGAGAGCATGAGTGGACGCGATGTGATGGAGTACTATACCACACGTTTCCAAGAGGAGTTTTGCTTTCGCGACGCAAAGCAATTCCTCGGTCTTACCGATTGTCAGGCACGCGACAAGAGAAAACTTGAATTTGCTTTCAACTCTTCATTCACAGCACTCAATGTGACCAAAATCATGTGCAAGGAACTTGGCACGTCCATCGGTCGACTTAAAGCGCAGATGGTCAATGCCTACTATGCACAACGAATTATTGACGTGTTCGAGAAGAACCCGAACACGCCATTAAATAAAGAAAGGATAAATGATATATTTAGTTTCGCTGCTGATGCAGCATAA
- a CDS encoding response regulator receiver domain produces the protein MADRFIEQSKEIANNFIQNIVFIDDKAYKEDSTNNAFSALDVSNAFAKTGKICAIYAPKSVSDIDSYNVILKKADVVILDWYLDIERDAEQQLEPDADADNDEPRGEFTLKLLKQLTSDAGTDKLKLIIVYTGETGISDIKDAIIKNIDSESFKDNDYTIKSSNVCIIIRAKAGKKFEHIPEYKPLIVEYDKLPELILTEFTNLTNGLLSNFALSSITTIRNNTSKILGSFSPKLDPAYLGHRVNLPNPNDAKELLVQLFGDAIAELIGSENIDTNTWVENWIHNRIEEKTIILAGKDLTVNPKILCQIINAVSPDLNTKINSATKISIGKKAPKLASQLFQYGDIQIEDSDISFAKLTHHKNIFLPQQKRPMLTLGTIIKNIRSNLYYICMQQRCDSVRIQGERRFLFLPLEQNEEHYSIIVSKESKFRINESSYALKTIKFSANNDEQAIYAVKNDNGKYLFTSIHQEPYEWVVDLKEMHAQRIVNNYCAQLSRVGLNESEWLRLQAK, from the coding sequence ATGGCTGACAGATTTATTGAACAATCGAAAGAGATTGCAAACAACTTTATACAAAATATAGTATTTATTGACGACAAGGCATATAAAGAAGACTCCACCAATAATGCCTTTAGTGCGTTGGATGTATCAAATGCATTTGCAAAAACAGGTAAAATTTGTGCCATATACGCGCCCAAATCCGTTTCGGATATAGATAGCTACAATGTTATTTTGAAAAAAGCTGATGTGGTTATTTTAGATTGGTATTTAGATATTGAAAGAGACGCGGAACAACAGTTAGAACCTGATGCAGATGCAGATAATGATGAACCTCGAGGAGAATTTACTTTAAAATTACTAAAACAACTTACAAGTGATGCCGGGACTGATAAATTAAAATTAATCATAGTATATACGGGAGAAACAGGGATTTCAGACATTAAGGATGCCATTATAAAAAATATTGATTCGGAATCATTTAAAGATAACGATTATACGATAAAGTCTTCAAATGTCTGTATCATAATCCGTGCAAAAGCTGGAAAAAAATTCGAACACATACCGGAATACAAGCCATTGATTGTAGAATATGATAAACTTCCAGAGTTAATATTGACGGAGTTTACTAATCTAACTAACGGACTTTTATCCAACTTTGCTTTATCGTCAATAACCACAATTAGAAATAATACATCCAAAATATTAGGCAGTTTTTCTCCTAAGTTAGATCCGGCTTATTTAGGACATCGAGTAAATCTTCCTAATCCGAATGACGCTAAAGAACTTTTAGTGCAACTGTTTGGTGATGCGATAGCCGAATTAATTGGAAGCGAAAATATCGATACAAATACATGGGTTGAGAATTGGATACACAATCGAATAGAGGAAAAGACTATAATCCTTGCCGGGAAAGATTTAACCGTCAATCCAAAAATTTTGTGTCAAATTATTAATGCCGTTTCGCCTGATTTAAATACCAAAATTAACTCTGCGACCAAAATAAGTATAGGGAAAAAGGCTCCTAAACTTGCGTCACAACTTTTCCAGTATGGAGATATTCAAATAGAAGATTCCGATATTTCTTTTGCAAAACTAACTCATCATAAGAATATATTTCTTCCACAACAAAAAAGGCCGATGCTTACGCTTGGTACAATTATCAAGAATATTAGATCTAATCTTTATTACATTTGTATGCAACAAAGATGTGATTCCGTTCGAATACAAGGAGAAAGACGATTCTTATTCTTGCCGTTAGAACAAAATGAAGAACATTACTCAATTATAGTCAGCAAAGAATCTAAATTTAGAATAAACGAATCTTCGTATGCTCTAAAAACCATCAAATTCAGTGCAAATAATGATGAACAGGCGATATATGCAGTAAAGAATGATAATGGTAAATATTTATTTACTTCCATCCATCAAGAACCATATGAATGGGTTGTAGACTTAAAAGAAATGCATGCCCAACGTATTGTGAATAATTATTGTGCGCAGTTGTCCCGTGTAGGATTAAATGAATCCGAATGGTTGAGATTACAAGCTAAATAA
- a CDS encoding ATP-binding protein, with translation MAGIPTAINELIKNAHDAYADKFDIDFLRCNNLLVLRDDGLGMTKEEFETRWLTLGTESKLANKKSSLPPIDISKPRRPIMGEKGIGRLAIASIGSQVLIVSKAKLRSKEYDIVVAFINWEIFELPGINLEDIVIPVREYSRMPNAVDIDNIKNEVIQSLDKLDQKGLIDDKDFEKIKSSITSFQVDPRQLSLQLQQGFELTNGCGGTQFFISPVYDTIISDIEGDGNSDEATKIEKMLMGFHNTMTPDHPFPVVDISFRDYKTNDGSFVSIIDKEHFFTTEEFELADHHFQGRFDEFGQFKGLVKIYGEKTYDHIVNWRDNSYRETECGPFKINLAYLQGELKSSRVDVQNYARIKAKGDKFGGLYIYRDNIRVLPYGDSDYNFLDIEKNRSKRASTYFFSYRRMFGAIEIADREHSSLVEKAGREGFIENKAYRQLQAILKNFFVQLAADFFSEKNKTAQSEFFNQKKDEFNAYHNALERRDKLAKSKKERFARELDIFFTSLTEHKFENELEGLLTHFRNDLHSVLYINDADEASQKIIDLEFAMRQKVADYKKRISVTSPKGFAMSKSMRTDFDTYLNEFKILEQTIFKNINENIDRLIDDYTAQLNLEISKRKRLEQAVELISAEALSLNKKKKSETNDVVSDVSRKIKDLTNELIIDLDNQIRSVKDQFKLLATNKADNFDLVTERKRMETEIESISSRNTDVMERIIRQFESFYVEKNEDGQIITNDQIAEAASEELEELRERLQSDVELSQLGLAVGILHHEFNGTVNSIRHSLKDLKAWSDVDIKLEGIYKNIKVNFEHLDGYLNLFTPLNRRLNRRREDISLLDIKTFLIDLFKSRLERHNIAFKHTNGFAGRKIHGFRSTFYPVFVNIIDNAIYWLKQSDVPEKVIRLHADDTGIYISNNGIEIKPQDKERIFELRFSRKPNGRGLGLSISKEVLNAENYDIFVAQPKEGSTVTFKIQKMQ, from the coding sequence ATTGCTGGTATCCCAACAGCCATTAATGAGCTTATAAAAAATGCGCATGATGCGTATGCGGATAAGTTCGATATCGATTTTCTCCGATGTAATAATCTGCTGGTATTACGCGATGACGGGCTCGGTATGACGAAAGAGGAATTTGAAACTCGTTGGCTTACGCTCGGGACCGAAAGTAAATTGGCAAATAAAAAAAGCAGTTTACCGCCCATTGACATATCAAAGCCAAGACGTCCTATCATGGGAGAAAAAGGTATCGGAAGATTGGCTATTGCATCAATAGGAAGTCAGGTTTTGATTGTATCGAAAGCAAAATTAAGATCTAAAGAATATGATATTGTTGTGGCTTTCATTAATTGGGAGATATTCGAGTTGCCGGGGATTAACTTGGAGGATATTGTTATTCCGGTAAGAGAATACTCTCGTATGCCGAATGCTGTCGATATTGACAATATTAAAAATGAAGTAATACAGTCCCTTGATAAATTAGACCAAAAAGGACTTATTGATGACAAGGATTTTGAAAAAATAAAAAGTTCTATCACGTCTTTTCAAGTTGATCCACGCCAACTTTCCTTACAACTACAACAAGGATTTGAATTAACCAATGGTTGCGGCGGAACTCAATTTTTCATCTCCCCAGTTTACGATACGATTATTTCCGATATAGAGGGAGACGGCAATTCGGACGAAGCTACAAAAATCGAGAAAATGTTGATGGGATTTCACAATACAATGACCCCCGATCATCCTTTTCCCGTCGTTGACATTTCATTTAGGGACTATAAGACGAACGACGGAAGTTTTGTCAGCATCATAGATAAAGAACATTTTTTTACAACAGAAGAATTTGAATTGGCAGATCATCATTTTCAAGGGCGATTTGATGAATTCGGACAATTCAAAGGATTAGTAAAAATATATGGAGAAAAAACATACGATCACATTGTAAATTGGCGGGATAACTCTTATAGAGAAACCGAATGCGGTCCGTTTAAAATCAACTTGGCGTATTTACAAGGAGAATTGAAAAGTTCTCGTGTAGATGTCCAAAATTATGCCAGAATTAAAGCCAAAGGAGATAAATTCGGAGGTTTATACATATATAGAGATAATATTCGAGTTCTACCGTATGGGGACTCTGATTATAATTTTCTGGATATTGAAAAAAATCGTTCGAAACGAGCATCAACATATTTCTTTTCTTATCGACGAATGTTCGGCGCTATTGAAATAGCAGACCGAGAACACAGCAGTTTGGTAGAGAAAGCTGGACGCGAAGGTTTTATTGAAAATAAAGCATATCGTCAACTTCAAGCGATTTTAAAGAACTTCTTTGTACAACTTGCCGCTGATTTTTTCAGCGAAAAAAACAAAACTGCACAATCAGAATTTTTCAATCAGAAGAAAGACGAGTTCAATGCGTACCATAACGCGCTTGAACGTCGGGACAAATTAGCAAAATCGAAAAAGGAAAGATTTGCTCGTGAGCTCGATATCTTTTTTACCAGTTTAACGGAACATAAATTCGAAAACGAGCTGGAAGGGCTACTTACGCATTTTAGGAATGATTTACATTCTGTTTTATACATTAACGATGCGGATGAAGCAAGCCAGAAGATAATTGATCTGGAATTCGCCATGAGACAAAAAGTTGCCGATTATAAAAAAAGAATATCGGTAACAAGTCCCAAAGGATTTGCTATGTCAAAATCAATGAGAACAGATTTTGATACATACCTTAATGAGTTTAAAATTTTGGAACAAACGATATTTAAAAATATCAATGAAAATATCGATCGACTAATTGATGATTATACGGCACAGCTGAATCTGGAAATAAGTAAGCGAAAGCGGTTGGAGCAAGCGGTGGAATTGATTTCAGCCGAGGCTTTGTCTCTTAATAAAAAGAAGAAAAGCGAAACTAATGATGTTGTTTCCGATGTTTCTCGTAAAATTAAGGATCTTACGAATGAGCTGATAATCGATTTAGATAATCAAATACGAAGCGTAAAGGATCAATTCAAATTATTAGCAACCAATAAAGCCGATAACTTTGATTTGGTAACGGAACGCAAGAGAATGGAAACAGAAATAGAATCCATAAGCAGTCGAAATACGGATGTTATGGAACGTATAATTCGACAATTTGAAAGTTTTTATGTTGAAAAAAACGAAGACGGTCAAATAATTACAAATGACCAAATAGCGGAAGCCGCTTCGGAAGAATTGGAGGAATTACGGGAACGATTACAATCGGACGTTGAATTAAGCCAATTAGGACTGGCTGTCGGGATATTGCACCATGAGTTCAACGGTACGGTTAATTCGATTCGACATAGTCTGAAAGATTTAAAAGCATGGTCGGATGTAGACATCAAATTGGAAGGGATATACAAAAATATCAAGGTAAATTTCGAACATTTGGATGGCTATTTAAATTTATTTACCCCGTTAAACCGACGATTGAATCGACGTAGAGAAGACATTTCTTTATTGGATATTAAAACATTTTTAATAGATTTGTTCAAATCTCGCCTTGAACGACACAATATAGCTTTTAAACATACTAACGGGTTTGCAGGTCGAAAAATACACGGATTTCGTTCTACATTTTATCCTGTATTTGTTAATATCATTGATAATGCCATTTATTGGTTGAAACAAAGTGATGTTCCTGAAAAAGTGATTCGGCTGCATGCGGATGATACGGGAATATACATTTCCAATAACGGTATTGAAATAAAGCCCCAAGATAAGGAACGAATCTTCGAATTGAGATTTTCCAGAAAGCCCAATGGAAGAGGATTGGGGTTGAGTATCAGTAAAGAGGTTTTGAATGCAGAGAACTATGATATATTTGTGGCACAACCTAAGGAAGGTTCTACAGTTACTTTTAAAATTCAAAAAATGCAATAA